The nucleotide sequence ctttattCAAATCCTGTGTCTTTTGTGTAATGTACCTAATGGTTAGGGCctactttttcattcatttaccttcagcttagtctcttatttatcagggaaggccacggcagaatgaaccgccaactattccagaatatgtgtATAAATAATATTAGGTCAGGCCACTAGTTTTAAcactattagtgtttattttagaTCTCAGTTGCCCTACTATTTTCACACCAAAATGTACTGTACAATGTTTTGGAATAGTCATGAAAATTTGTTTAACAATTATCTGTGTACCTAAATATTTGAGATGGACAGGACACTATATTGGATGGGTAaacttccaaaaaataaaatggttaaaaagaGCAATAGCTTAAAAAATCAAAAGCAATTTTAGCTTCGCCTCTTTTTAACTCGCTTTCACCGTAATTCAGGATGCATTTAGATTGTCGTGTCCAGAAACAATATACTAACTGCAGAGGTAAGATACTGTGGGTGCTAAAGGCTAAAGTAGTAATCTTAAGTCTCGTGAAAACACAAGCCAACACTATACATTTTCTCAAGCAGACAGCAAGATACTTTCTAAAAAtgattttacagatataaaaataaatataaactacatGGATTGTCACATATtttttgatatgctgtaataaatttgaacgtgtattttttttttaccacgtgtATGTAGAAATTGCATGAAACACGAAACAAGATCATAAATATTTTCcttaaagttttggaaaagtcattgaAAAGCcttggaattttagtagtaaaaatgtgtatgaaccctgactGTACATGAGCAAGAGTAACGAAGTAACACaacgggctctattttgacaatctatgcgcaaagtgcagggcgcaaaaatccgctttgcaatgctgtgcatggtctaacagggttgtgcttattctcttaatgagtaatgggtgtgttttgagaataaaccaatcagagtctcatctcccattccttttaagagccagttgtgttGCGCCAAAgggtatttgctatttacatgacgaactttgtaagtggaaaaactgaactctttaactagcgagaaaacagttaaacagagcatctacagcactAGAAAGAGAGATAAGCCTCCTCatgatttactttcactttcactcttgtgaatagggaaacgtgttgtatgcacagacatcctttagcctataaacaattaattatttaataaaaaactgagttatatccaaatacacatgctatgccccatatggtctataacagggatgggcaaacttgatcctcgagggccggtgtccctgcagagttttgttccaataCTAGTCAAACctacctgaacaagctaatcagtgtcttcaagatcactagaatctataagcaggtgtgtttgattagagtaggagctaaactgtgcaggacactggccctctaggaccgagtttgcccacccctgatctataacctgacaggtgggaaaatctaagcttgtttttaataaaacaaatataaatatgcatataataaataagacTGCTACaaataatagcattatacaaaaaaagctaattgttatgaataaactgaaaaagccccccaagatgaagaaggcatgaaagtatgttttaatgtatttatgtaggctagaaaataataacttttgtaatattttaatcctttaattctttttcatttgtaaagaaatttgcatattgctgtacaccctgtaTGTAGTAAGCAATATAAgggaggcgcacaactaatgtgctctgcgctggaccatagacctgctttgatctggtctgtTGAactgtctatttcagttcctcaaaatagcaacgtggcAGCAATGCGCCTTAATACACCTCCTTTTTCAGACGAGAACGCCTATGGgggcacatatgagcgcaaatgcatttgctatttaaacagcgtggtgcaaaacgactcttgcgctgaGCTGtgactagcaaacaacaattgcctCGCACCTTGCGCCTCAATGCGCGGGGTGTAGGGCCCAACATCTCAGATGTGACCTACTGCTCAGAAAAGTGCAATGGCAGCAGCATGACACTTAGAGGCACTGTGATAGAGGCGGGTTTGGGTGTGGGCACTAAAAGCATTGTTTGCAGCTCACAGCTTGCACATGTCTGAGATTCTATCGTCTCTGTATCCAGACAGGATTTCCCTTGTCATcaagtatatttattaaattgactaaTAACTTTGCATGAAGGCACATGATACCTCGACCTCACCTCACATAACCTGCCTTCTTATTCACTACCtcaggttaataataataataatttaattattattattaatattattattaatattattattattattattatataatatgacTCATGATCATAATATGACTTTAAtatctgaataaataaaaaaggattacAATTTTTGCAACCTTCATAGTTGCAAATTTTGAAAGCTTAATTTCTTCCCACGTTTATGGGAAAAGATTGgaggaaataaaaaacaaaccacTCCCTCTGCAATCATATATATAGTAATCAAGTCCTGCGCTTGGTCTCATTTAGAGGTGAGACTTGTCAAACTTGATTTTTCACACTGAGCCAACATCATGGGTAAGTTATATCAAATTatgacttttctttttctattaACAACAAGATGCATTTAATGATAGCATAAACGTTCTGTGACTTGAAATTCCTTTGGTGATATTGTTTCTAGCATGCATTTATGGAGACATCATGAAAGTAGGCACCACTGGTGCATCAAAGAAGACAGCAGAACAGGACAAACTATCTGTAACGGGTGAGAATTCATGATTGCATACAACTCAACTTTTGAAGTCGTGACAGCACTTCATCACAACTGACGGAAAATAATAACTGAGTGTTTTCACAGGTGTTGAAGCCTCTAAAAAGCTGGCAGAGCATGATCTGGCCCGGATGGAGAAATACAAAACTAAAATCATTAATGTTGGTAGGGCAAAGCAGATGGACCCGGCTGTAATTGCTGCTATCATATCCAGAGAGTCCAGAGCTGGAGCCATTCTGAAGGATGGATGGGGTGACCACGGCAATGGTTTTGGTCTCATGCAGGTTGGTCTGAAAGTGTTAATCAAAATATTATACAGTCAGTTATGTATTAAAGTCACTTATTTCAATCTTTTCCTGTATACAGTTTCCGCAGCAAATATcagtttacattatttttgttattaattgtaataatacagTGAGATTTTGGTTTGCAATGGAGTCTGACAGCAGCCAGTTTCGCACAGAGATCTGATCTCATCGTCATCCAGTCTGTCTGGATTTTTGTGAAACCGCAAATACATACTCAAACACGTTTGACAGTAGTTACAGTATGTGAAATAAACAGTACACGGCAGAATGATGCCAACAGCCTTTGTTCCtattcacactaatgatatttacaggattttttcaatgagcctggattgccttagaatcagccaatcagaatcaattaAGCTCAACAGCCCTTTAGTATAGAAGATGTTAAATGACTTATATGAAACTGTTtacagtgcatgcggaaagtattcatagcgctttacttttttcacattattttaggttacagccttattccaaaatggattaaattcatttatttcctcagaactctacacacaataccccataatggcaATGTGAAAAAAGCCAATGCCAActtattaacaattaaaaaaaaattaaacctgaaaaatcacatgtacgtaAGTatccacagcctttgctcaatatgTTGTTGATGCTCCTTTTGCAGCAATTACAGTCTCAAgtcttttgaatatgatgccacaagcttgacacacctgtctttgggaatttttgcccattccactTTGCTGTACCTCTCAAGCCCTATCTGGCTGGATGGAAAGCGACTATGTATAGCCATTTACAAATCacttcagagatgttcaataggatttaggtctgagctttggctgggccactcaagggccactccactgatattttggcggtgtgctgtgggtcattgtcctgctgaaagatgaaccattgccccagtctgaggtcaagagcactctgaagcaggttttcatttaggataaaaacatccccacaacatgatgccgccaccaccatgcttcactgtagggatggtattagcctggtgatgagcagtacctggttttcttcaaacgtaacacctggcattcactccaaagggttcaattttagtctcatcagaccagaggatTTTGTTTCAGAggtcttttggcaaattccaggcaggctGCTATGTGCCCTTTACTAAGAAGGGGCTTCCGTCTggtcactctaccatacaggcctgtttggtggattgctgcacagatggttgtccatctttaatgttcttctctctccacagaagaacgctggaacTCAGGCAGAGTGACCCTCGatttattgatcacctccctgactaaggctattctcccctgatcactcagcttagatggccggccagctctaggaagactcctggtggttccaaacatcttctacTTGCGGATGATAGAGGCCACTGTGCcgattggaactttcagagcagcagacatttttctgtaaccttctccagccttgcgcctcgagacaatcctgtctcagagatCTACTGACAATTcccttgtcttcatgcttggtttgtgctttgacatgcactgtcaaccctgggaccttatatacacaggtgtatgccttttcaaatcatgtccaattaacagaatttaccacaggtggacTCAAATTaaactgctgaaacatctcaagtatgatcagtggaaacagaatatacctgagctcaatttagagcttcagcAAAGGCTGTggatacttatgtacatgtgatttttcaggttttttatcttttaatacatttgcaacaatttcaaaaaatatatttttcacattgtcattgtaaggtattgtgtgtgtgattttgaggaaataaattaatttaatcaattttgggaaaaggctgtaacaaaaataacatgaaaaaagtgaagcgctatgaatactttccggatgcactgtatttctGTCACAATTACCAGCGATCACTACTCCTTAGATCGCTGGTCCTCTCTCACAAATactcatggactacaattccgccatttctggactacatattcatacatgcactttacCCAGAGACACATGCTTTCTTATCtaaactgattacattcacaccacctgaggattgtcagaaaccggttgcacacactatttaagccacacactcacccattcagttggccgagtcttgttttactgtaagtagcactacaacgcgtttcctagtcttgttatcttgtgtaccgaccgttagccttgttagcctccCTTCTTAATCTGctgcctgccttacgacctctcGCATGTTacttcgactacgattctggattgtcctcacacacctgtttgcacccgtattgaccattgcttgcctgactaagaATAAACCTGCTTTTTGATCTTACcccagttgtttgtgtcactccccgtggttacaaTTTCATTATTTTTGACAGAATCCTCATTTTACATCATTTTTACTCAGGTGCCTAAAACTTTATACAGTATCATAGCATGGCAGACAGGTTTCTTAAAGTGTTTTGGAAATGATGACACAGTTCTTCTGGATTTAGTTCTTCTTTTTCTTCATGACGATGATGAGATATCTTGTTCCTTGTGCaaagtaaaatctcaaaaaaacatAATGCTTGGAAACGTATGTTGATAATTCCTACTGGCACACTAcaacaaaagataaaaaataattgaCTTAAAAACATTTTTCGTTGGTGAAAATATTAACTACACCCTTAAAACAGACTTCTTTGTAGATACTGAAGATTCATCTCAATCTATCCCAGTGTGGGTTTACAGAAATGTTTCTGGATAACTGGATTTCTTAAAATTATAgtaattactttattt is from Danio rerio strain Tuebingen ecotype United States chromosome 14, GRCz12tu, whole genome shotgun sequence and encodes:
- the zgc:162941 gene encoding Lysozyme g-like (The RefSeq protein has 1 substitution compared to this genomic sequence); its protein translation is MACIYGDIMKVGTTGASKKTAEQDKLSVTGVEASKKLAEHDLARMEKYKTKIINVGRAKQMDPAVIAAIISRESRAGAILKDGWGDHGNGFGLMQVDKRYHTPVGAWDSEQHLTQATEILIGFIKEIKEKFAKWSQEQCFKGGISAYNAGVKNVQTYEHVDDHTTGHDYGNDVVARAQWFKSKGY
- the zgc:162941 gene encoding lysozyme g-like isoform X1 translates to MACIYGDIMKVGTTGASKKTAEQDKLSVTGVEASKKLAEHDLARMEKYKTKIINVGRAKQMDPAVIAAIISRESRAGAILKDGWGDHGNGFGLMQVDKRYHTPVGAWDSEQHLTQATEILIGFIKEIKGKFAKWSQEQCFKGGISAYNAGVKNVQTYEHVDDHTTGHDYGNDVVARAQWFKSKGY